The following DNA comes from Ignavibacteria bacterium.
GATTTTTTAAGCAAGAGAAAGATGTTCTATCTTGCTTCAACCGCGCTGATTGTGATAGGTATGGTAGCCTTTTTTGCAAAAGGACTTGTAATAGGTATCGATTTTGCAGGCGGTACAGAAGTGCTAGTCCGTTTCCAGAACAATGTTGAAATAAACAGCATCAGGTCTGCAATGGATGTTTCAGGTATAACCGGTGCGGAAATTAAAACACTGGGCAGCGATAGAGATATTCTTATCAGAACCGCTGAACCCGGCGAAGGCACAACAGTCAGCGACAGGATAAAGGAAAGCTTAACCAAAAATGTACAGGGTAATCCGTTTGAAGTATTAAGGATAGATAAAGTAGGACCCAAGATCGGAAAAGAGCTTACTACCTCTGCAATTTACGCTACAATATTTTCGCTGATCGCTATCCTTATATACCTCGCATTCAGGTTTGAATTCCTGTATGCACTAGGCTCTGTAGTTGCTTTGCTTCATGACGTATTAATGACACTTGGAATTGTTGCATTAACCGGGGCTTTGTTCCCTTCTATGAACCTGGAGCTAAATCAGGGTATGGTTGCCGCATTTTTAACACTTATCGGTTTTTCGGTAAATGATACAGTTGTTGTGTTTGACCGTATCAGGGAAAACATTAAGCTGTTTAAAAGCGAAAGCATATTCACAGTTATGAACAAAAGCTTGAATTACACTCTTAACAGAACAATTATCACAAACGGTACGGTATTTATTACTGTGCTTATTCTTTTGATATTCGGCGGTGAAGTTAACAGAAGCTTTGCCTATACATTTTTGATCGGTATTATTACCGGAACATATTCATCAATTTATGTTGCCGGCGCTTTTGTGGTTGATGCAAAAGGATACCTTGATAAAAAGAACAAACCTGCCGCAAGAACTGCTGCAGTAAGCAAAGCTTAATATATCAATTATTCAAAGCCCGGTATAACTGCCGGGCTTTACTTCCATTCTTCTGAAAATTTAACTCAAAAATAAATAGTATGCCTGCTGAGTCGGTTCTTGGTTTGCAATGGGGTGATGAAGGCAAAGGAAAGATAGTTGACCTTCTTGCCCAAAATGCTGATTATGTTGTCAGATATCACGGCGGGAATAATGCCGGTCATACAGTTGTAGTCGGTAATAAAAAACACTTTTTTCATCTTATACCCTGCGGAATTTTTCATAAAAACACAAAAGCTGTAATTGCAAACGGAGTTATCCTTGATCTT
Coding sequences within:
- the secF gene encoding protein translocase subunit SecF is translated as MQFFHSTNIDFLSKRKMFYLASTALIVIGMVAFFAKGLVIGIDFAGGTEVLVRFQNNVEINSIRSAMDVSGITGAEIKTLGSDRDILIRTAEPGEGTTVSDRIKESLTKNVQGNPFEVLRIDKVGPKIGKELTTSAIYATIFSLIAILIYLAFRFEFLYALGSVVALLHDVLMTLGIVALTGALFPSMNLELNQGMVAAFLTLIGFSVNDTVVVFDRIRENIKLFKSESIFTVMNKSLNYTLNRTIITNGTVFITVLILLIFGGEVNRSFAYTFLIGIITGTYSSIYVAGAFVVDAKGYLDKKNKPAARTAAVSKA